The following is a genomic window from Campylobacter lari subsp. lari.
TGGATTATTATGGATTTGAAGATAGTCAAGAACAAAAATGTATTGATGTAGTAAGTATTAGTTGAGGGTGAAATGAAAGAAAAAGTTAAAATTTTAATGAATTTGTTAGAGCTTAATGAAGCTCAAGCGGTGGATATAGTTGGTAGATATTTAAAAGATGTCAAAGATATACATGTTTTTTTAGATTATTATTTTGAGACATGTATGAGTGAAAAAATCATCGGTTCTACTTATGAAAAACTTAGAATTGTTTGCAAGATAGCACAACTTGAGTTTAAAGAACGATTTGAGAATAAAGAAAGTTTTTTAAAATGGCTTTTTAGAAATTACAAGTCAAGAGCTTTTTTTAGATTATATAAAAATGATTTCACATATGAATATTTTGCTTATGATAGTTTCAAAAATAAAGTAAAACTTGAAAATAGCTCAAATGATTGTTTAATATGTATAAATGGCTTTAAAGAATTAACATATCACGATGGGTCTTTGGTAGAAGATGGGTATTTTAAAGAGGCACTTATAGACTTCATGTTTAAAAACCAGCATAGAGTTGGTAAAGATTTGAGCTTGGACATTCAAAAGATAGAATTAAAAACAGAACTTTGCCATCAAAAAACAAAAGAAGAAGAAAAAATATTGCACTTGCAAAATTTGGAAAAGTTTTCTCAAAAACTAAAAGAAAAAACCAACACCAATTTTAATTATTTAAGCAAAAATAAAGAAAAGGTGAAGCGATGAATTATTCTTTAAAATTAGAGCTTAAAAATAACCCTGTACCTTATAAAAGAACAACTCAAAGGGCTAAGTTTGTTTGCAAGGATTATCTTAAGTATTTAGATTTTAAAAAACTCTTGCAAATTGAGTTTAGAAAGCAAAATGGAATAAGCCCTAATCAAGCTTTTGACTCTAAAAAGCAATACGAGTTTTCTTTAAAAATAGGCTTTAATAATAAAAAGCATGGCGATGCAGATAATATCGTAAAAGCCGTATTGGATGCGCTGTTTGAAAATGATAAGAACGTGTTAAAAGGGAAATATGAAATTGTTGCTTTTAAAAAGGCTTTTTTGGAAATTGATATTAAAGAATATGAGTTTAAAGAGGTTTTATAAATGGGCGGTCGAGTTTTAACAAAAGAAGAATTAGAACAAAAAATAGAAGAGTTTTTTAATATTAAAAAAGTAATCAAAGAAACAAAAAACGAGCTTGTTTATGCTCCAAAAACTATCGAAAGTCTAGCGGTGTTTTTGGGTATTACGACAAAAACTCTTAGTGTTTGGGAAAAAGATGCAGATTTTGGAGAATTGGTTCAAATGGCTAAACAAAGATGTGCTAGCTCTATAATAGAGCATTCTTTAATAGGAACTTATACTCCTAGTGTGAGTATGTT
Proteins encoded in this region:
- a CDS encoding crossover junction endodeoxyribonuclease RuvA produces the protein MNYSLKLELKNNPVPYKRTTQRAKFVCKDYLKYLDFKKLLQIEFRKQNGISPNQAFDSKKQYEFSLKIGFNNKKHGDADNIVKAVLDALFENDKNVLKGKYEIVAFKKAFLEIDIKEYEFKEVL
- a CDS encoding terminase small subunit, with amino-acid sequence MGGRVLTKEELEQKIEEFFNIKKVIKETKNELVYAPKTIESLAVFLGITTKTLSVWEKDADFGELVQMAKQRCASSIIEHSLIGTYTPSVSMFLLKNNHGYVDKQEVVSDSVQKIEIIRSEVKCN